Proteins from one Pseudomonas grandcourensis genomic window:
- a CDS encoding response regulator, translated as MQQEPPVFSESAQVRHPLPPDGVPASVLLVDDNPAKLTALAAVIADMGLDIATATSGREALRLLLQRDFAVILLDVKMPVMDGFETAALIHGRPKSAHTPIIFVTAEAETDSERFRGYTSGAVDYIFSPIVAEVLRAKIRVFVDLFYLQRKLTMQAEELLQSKLQLRELASYQEHIKEEERKRIARDIHDELGQSLLALRIDVSMLQARTSTMHPKLNEKASDALNHLDTAIRSVRSIINDLRPPVLDLGLQAAIEWQLEEFRQRSAIDCTMSAKDENFRCDLNEKSATTLFRIVQESLSNIARHAQATQVRIELSWEGQRLYLQIKDNGVGMTDRKKLNSFGLVGMKERISMLGGEFTIDSAPDKGTKLTISLPLD; from the coding sequence ATGCAGCAGGAACCTCCGGTATTCAGTGAGAGCGCCCAGGTGCGGCACCCGCTCCCGCCTGATGGCGTGCCCGCATCAGTGTTGCTGGTGGATGACAATCCCGCCAAGCTTACGGCGCTCGCCGCGGTGATTGCCGACATGGGCCTCGATATTGCCACGGCGACCTCCGGGCGCGAGGCGCTGCGCCTGCTATTGCAGCGCGACTTCGCCGTCATTCTGCTCGACGTGAAAATGCCGGTGATGGATGGTTTTGAAACCGCTGCACTCATTCACGGCCGTCCGAAGTCGGCCCACACACCCATTATCTTCGTCACAGCTGAGGCCGAAACGGATTCCGAGCGTTTCCGCGGTTATACGTCCGGCGCAGTGGATTACATCTTCTCGCCGATTGTGGCCGAGGTTCTTCGCGCCAAGATCCGGGTGTTTGTCGACCTGTTCTACCTGCAGCGCAAACTGACGATGCAGGCCGAAGAATTGCTGCAATCGAAGCTGCAGCTGCGTGAACTGGCCTCCTATCAGGAGCACATCAAGGAAGAAGAGCGAAAGCGGATCGCACGCGACATCCATGACGAGCTGGGACAGAGCCTGCTGGCGTTGCGAATCGATGTTTCCATGTTGCAGGCGCGCACCAGTACCATGCACCCCAAGCTCAACGAAAAGGCCAGCGACGCCCTGAACCACCTCGATACAGCCATCCGCAGTGTCCGCAGTATCATCAATGATCTGCGACCGCCCGTACTTGATCTTGGATTGCAGGCAGCGATCGAGTGGCAACTTGAAGAATTCCGGCAACGCAGCGCGATCGATTGCACGATGTCGGCGAAAGACGAAAATTTCCGTTGCGATCTAAATGAAAAATCCGCCACGACCCTGTTCCGCATCGTGCAGGAATCGCTGTCGAATATTGCCCGGCATGCGCAAGCGACACAGGTGCGTATCGAGCTCTCATGGGAGGGTCAGCGGCTTTACCTGCAGATCAAAGACAACGGTGTAGGCATGACGGATCGCAAAAAATTGAACTCGTTCGGGCTGGTGGGAATGAAGGAACGCATCAGCATGCTGGGCGGGGAATTCACGATCGACAGCGCGCCGGACAAAGGAACGAAATTAACGATATCGCTGCCACTCGACTGA
- a CDS encoding SDR family NAD(P)-dependent oxidoreductase encodes MTQTTQKLAGKVALVTGASRGIGRAIAQRFAAEGAIVVVSARSLEQTTSLPGTLAETVELIRSSGGQAIPLAADLELPAERDTLVARAVAVTGGLDILVNNAGFAEYCDVETMPFSVFERTLDHYLRVPFALSQAAIPLMRARGGGWILNLGSVTALPPLRPYGDFERFGGISVYSAAKAAINRFTQSLAAELLVDNIAVNTVGPSTAIRTPGGGRYIPDDYPTEPVEYLVESALALCHLPARDRTGLITHSLHFPLAHGLPVFTLDGRERLPAPVIPAWAHPAIEPTGT; translated from the coding sequence ATGACCCAAACAACTCAAAAACTGGCCGGGAAGGTTGCTCTTGTCACCGGCGCCAGCCGGGGCATCGGCCGCGCCATCGCCCAGCGTTTCGCGGCAGAAGGGGCGATCGTGGTGGTGAGCGCACGCAGCCTCGAGCAGACGACCAGCCTGCCGGGGACATTGGCCGAGACAGTCGAACTGATCAGGAGCTCCGGTGGCCAGGCCATTCCATTGGCGGCCGACCTGGAACTACCCGCCGAGCGCGACACCTTGGTCGCTCGCGCCGTCGCCGTCACGGGCGGCCTGGATATCCTCGTCAACAACGCGGGTTTCGCCGAGTACTGCGACGTTGAAACGATGCCGTTCAGTGTGTTCGAGCGCACGCTCGATCATTATTTGCGGGTGCCATTCGCACTGAGCCAGGCTGCAATACCCTTGATGCGGGCTCGGGGTGGCGGCTGGATTCTGAACCTGGGATCGGTCACGGCTCTGCCACCGCTGCGCCCCTACGGCGACTTCGAACGATTCGGCGGGATCTCCGTCTATTCCGCGGCCAAGGCGGCGATCAACCGGTTCACCCAGAGCCTGGCGGCTGAGCTTTTGGTCGACAATATTGCGGTGAACACCGTGGGGCCGAGCACCGCGATTCGTACCCCGGGTGGCGGGCGCTATATCCCCGACGACTACCCGACCGAGCCCGTCGAATACCTGGTGGAAAGCGCATTGGCGTTGTGCCATTTACCTGCTCGCGACCGAACCGGACTGATCACCCACAGCCTGCACTTTCCCCTGGCTCACGGATTGCCGGTCTTCACCCTGGACGGCCGCGAGAGGTTGCCGGCGCCGGTCATTCCTGCGTGGGCGCATCCGGCCATCGAACCGACAGGTACATAA
- a CDS encoding DUF1329 domain-containing protein — MKASIFRASLLAVGVLTALSPSAWARVSPEEAARLGHDLTCAGAERAGNAEGTIPAFSGKWVGTPDTVKYEGTGHFWPNPYAAEKPLFDITAKNMSQYADKLTDGQKALLTKYPETFHIPVYTSHRDFDFPEWVCTAFKKNAVTAQLVDDGLGLAAVTGSSPFPIPKTGLELLWNINNTGAQPYTTEVTTQELVVYPDGNLAWGETLSRFLGLRSDPGVMRDTADAGSKYGRLNALSLTKTILPLRDKGSVNVSLESFNYKESPRDVYLYNPGTRRVRQAPSFGFDMPLGVGGFRVVDEHHMFNGSPERYDWKIVGKKEIYIPWNAYSTNQSDVKMADLAKYKGHINTDYMRFELQRVWVLEATLKEGFRHQYSKRVFYINEDTWSAVMTDQYDGRGQLWRTVLGNWMWAYETQTPYWGIAAHQDLISGAYLIDNVPNERGAPLLNAGKDWTPAMFTAEAAARAGH; from the coding sequence ATGAAGGCTTCGATTTTCCGTGCAAGTCTGCTCGCTGTCGGTGTTCTGACCGCGTTGAGTCCATCGGCCTGGGCCAGGGTTTCGCCCGAAGAAGCGGCCAGGCTTGGCCACGATCTGACCTGTGCCGGCGCGGAACGTGCCGGTAATGCCGAGGGCACGATCCCGGCTTTTTCCGGCAAGTGGGTGGGCACACCCGACACCGTGAAATACGAGGGCACCGGGCATTTCTGGCCAAACCCTTACGCCGCCGAAAAACCGCTGTTCGACATTACTGCGAAAAACATGTCGCAGTACGCCGACAAGCTCACCGATGGCCAGAAGGCCTTGCTGACGAAGTACCCGGAGACCTTCCACATCCCGGTCTACACCAGCCATCGCGATTTCGACTTTCCAGAGTGGGTGTGTACAGCGTTCAAGAAAAACGCGGTCACGGCGCAACTGGTCGACGATGGGTTGGGCCTGGCAGCGGTCACTGGATCAAGTCCGTTCCCTATCCCGAAAACCGGCCTGGAACTTTTGTGGAACATCAACAACACCGGTGCCCAGCCTTACACCACGGAGGTCACCACCCAGGAACTGGTGGTGTACCCGGATGGCAATCTGGCCTGGGGTGAAACCCTGTCCAGATTCCTCGGGCTGCGCAGTGATCCCGGGGTGATGCGCGACACCGCCGATGCCGGCTCGAAGTACGGCAGGCTCAACGCACTGTCGCTGACCAAAACCATCCTGCCGCTGCGCGACAAGGGCAGCGTGAACGTCTCGCTGGAGTCCTTCAACTACAAGGAAAGCCCGCGTGACGTGTACCTCTACAACCCCGGAACACGACGGGTTCGACAGGCGCCTTCGTTCGGTTTTGACATGCCCTTGGGCGTTGGTGGTTTCCGGGTGGTGGACGAACACCACATGTTCAACGGTTCGCCTGAGCGCTACGACTGGAAGATCGTCGGCAAGAAGGAAATCTACATTCCCTGGAACGCCTACAGCACCAACCAGAGCGACGTGAAAATGGCTGACCTGGCCAAATACAAGGGCCACATCAATACCGACTACATGCGCTTCGAACTGCAACGTGTGTGGGTGCTGGAAGCCACGCTCAAGGAAGGTTTCCGTCATCAGTATTCCAAGCGTGTGTTTTACATCAACGAGGACACCTGGTCGGCGGTGATGACAGACCAGTACGACGGTCGCGGTCAGCTGTGGCGCACGGTGTTGGGCAACTGGATGTGGGCCTACGAAACGCAAACGCCGTACTGGGGCATCGCCGCCCACCAGGACCTGATCTCCGGTGCCTACCTGATCGACAACGTGCCGAATGAACGGGGTGCGCCATTGCTCAACGCCGGTAAGGATTGGACGCCGGCGATGTTCACCGCGGAAGCGGCGGCCCGGGCCGGACACTGA
- a CDS encoding DUF1302 family protein — protein MNDTKPENRRRMLSRHFKLSCVTCALTTFALPSVQAGTFEFGDGIEADYLTTLNYALNTRTEKQAHKLLNNINGDDGDRNFDRGSFFNNRVSALGELNIHKGDNGVLLRGSTFYDFAYMSSNDNDSAATINKLGAVDHFTSQAQDRSGTRTRLLDAYAYTTQTVGDNGYLDLRLGNQVVAWGESLYISGISGVQGPVDATKTNIPGTEIKEVLLPELQASGKFTIKDLTLLGYTQFKNHPYELSPGGDYFSYADMIGPGSDFIRLAPGDLATLLNNGGALTRGPSENARDGGEWGVGARYKVTPFTEVGVYRLRYHDRTPSVITDFATRSYHLKYFEDIDLTGASLSTRLGDWQVSGEVSYKDGTPLVTKTGVSRGNATQVQVSALKTWGNTWISPQASFSGELGAVHVNDVDEGGLSSLAYDRNAQFGQFNVTLTYPNVFVGWDMDVPFTYGRSFNQSAVSSFGFGGDGDSRASLGGVFKYLNNLQVGVTYNAYLGSPDPLEKPLADRDFVAINIKYNL, from the coding sequence ATGAACGATACAAAACCAGAGAACAGGCGTCGCATGCTGTCGCGCCATTTCAAGCTGAGCTGCGTGACGTGTGCCTTGACCACGTTTGCGTTGCCGTCCGTACAGGCGGGCACCTTCGAGTTCGGTGACGGGATCGAAGCGGATTACCTCACGACGCTCAACTATGCCCTCAACACCCGGACGGAGAAGCAGGCTCACAAGCTGCTGAACAACATCAACGGTGACGACGGTGACCGCAATTTCGACCGCGGCAGTTTCTTCAACAATCGCGTCAGCGCGCTAGGCGAACTGAACATTCACAAGGGTGACAATGGTGTCCTGCTGCGGGGCTCGACCTTCTACGATTTTGCCTACATGAGCTCCAACGACAACGACTCGGCCGCGACCATCAACAAGCTCGGCGCGGTCGATCATTTCACCTCCCAGGCGCAAGATCGTAGCGGCACGCGCACGCGCCTGCTCGACGCCTATGCCTACACGACCCAGACCGTCGGCGACAACGGCTACCTTGACCTGCGCCTGGGCAACCAAGTTGTCGCCTGGGGTGAAAGCCTCTACATCTCCGGCATCTCCGGAGTGCAGGGCCCCGTCGATGCCACCAAGACCAACATTCCGGGTACCGAGATCAAGGAAGTCCTGCTGCCTGAACTGCAAGCCTCCGGCAAGTTCACGATCAAGGACCTGACCCTGCTTGGCTATACCCAATTCAAAAATCATCCTTATGAGTTGTCACCCGGAGGCGACTATTTTTCCTATGCCGACATGATCGGGCCAGGCTCTGATTTCATACGGTTGGCGCCCGGTGATCTCGCGACACTGCTCAACAATGGTGGGGCGCTGACCCGAGGGCCGAGCGAAAATGCCCGTGATGGCGGGGAGTGGGGCGTGGGTGCTCGCTACAAGGTCACGCCGTTTACCGAAGTGGGGGTGTACCGCCTTCGCTACCACGATCGCACCCCCAGTGTGATCACCGATTTTGCGACGCGGAGCTACCACCTCAAATACTTCGAAGACATCGACCTGACCGGCGCCAGCCTCTCCACCCGGCTGGGCGACTGGCAGGTGTCCGGAGAGGTCAGCTACAAGGACGGCACGCCGCTGGTGACCAAAACTGGTGTGTCCCGCGGCAACGCCACTCAGGTGCAAGTGTCGGCGTTGAAAACCTGGGGCAACACCTGGATTTCACCTCAAGCGAGTTTTTCCGGCGAGCTTGGCGCGGTCCACGTCAACGACGTCGACGAGGGTGGTCTCTCCAGCCTGGCCTACGATCGCAACGCACAATTCGGCCAGTTCAACGTCACCCTGACGTACCCCAACGTTTTCGTGGGCTGGGACATGGACGTGCCTTTCACCTATGGCCGCTCCTTCAATCAGTCCGCTGTCAGTTCCTTCGGTTTCGGCGGCGACGGGGACTCCCGTGCGAGCCTCGGTGGCGTATTCAAGTACCTGAACAACCTTCAGGTGGGTGTGACCTACAACGCCTATCTCGGCTCGCCGGACCCGTTGGAAAAACCGCTGGCCGACCGCGATTTCGTGGCGATCAACATCAAATACAACTTATAA
- a CDS encoding multiheme c-type cytochrome: MNHCKVVSLLRLLCLLVCLLTATLVAADEPQGNDNQSNDKWVEPARSRLMHVIGGMPFFPHRANTTGNLVLNVKDFDNAQVCGACHTEIYKQWRSSMMSQAWDEPIYRALLKRASSATEGKVDNFCTGCHTPIGLTTGQITSQVNRSSIEDSAKNHPMPGVDCETCHNISARTGLDNGAYVLSPRAHGKPTKFGPRRDAVSPYHDTVYSALHTRSDFCGTCHNVTHPFSSVAVERTYDEWQESTYSLNNVTCQSCHMPGFAGKAAIMGPDREEVASHWFSGANAMMLKHLGQEEGAQRARDMLTGAGDIKFEQVPAAMTPGQYTSVAVKVTNVGAGHKLPTGFPEGREMWIDFRVQDATGREIYRLGSIKDGKTEVNTRNFKVHIGDKDGNPLDVEVWNATQILSDNRILPKGYDVGEFSFLVPADAVGPLTLTADLNYWPFSQKLADYLLGKDKVQVEITRMSNVTQSVPLSTGSETAKQAVPAKLKLDDASAYYKE, from the coding sequence ATGAACCACTGCAAGGTAGTGTCGCTGCTTCGTCTGTTGTGCTTGCTGGTTTGCCTGCTGACGGCCACGCTGGTTGCGGCGGACGAGCCTCAGGGCAATGACAATCAAAGTAACGATAAGTGGGTGGAGCCGGCACGCTCCAGGCTCATGCATGTGATTGGCGGGATGCCGTTCTTTCCCCATCGGGCCAATACCACCGGCAACCTGGTCTTGAATGTGAAGGACTTCGACAATGCCCAGGTCTGTGGCGCTTGTCATACGGAGATCTACAAGCAGTGGCGCTCGTCGATGATGTCCCAGGCCTGGGATGAACCCATCTATCGGGCCTTGCTCAAGCGCGCGAGTTCGGCCACCGAAGGCAAGGTCGATAACTTCTGCACCGGCTGCCATACCCCGATCGGTCTCACGACCGGGCAGATCACTTCGCAAGTCAACCGCTCCTCGATTGAAGACAGTGCCAAGAATCACCCGATGCCTGGGGTCGATTGCGAGACCTGCCACAACATCAGTGCCCGCACGGGCCTCGACAACGGCGCCTATGTCCTGAGTCCGCGGGCACACGGCAAGCCGACCAAGTTCGGCCCGCGCAGGGATGCCGTTTCGCCTTATCACGACACCGTGTATTCCGCCCTGCACACCCGCTCGGACTTTTGCGGCACCTGCCACAACGTCACGCACCCCTTCAGCAGCGTGGCGGTGGAGCGCACCTATGACGAATGGCAGGAGAGCACCTACAGCCTGAACAATGTGACCTGCCAGAGCTGCCATATGCCGGGTTTTGCAGGCAAGGCCGCGATCATGGGGCCAGACCGCGAGGAGGTTGCCTCGCATTGGTTCAGCGGGGCCAACGCGATGATGCTCAAGCATCTCGGTCAGGAGGAGGGGGCGCAACGTGCACGCGACATGCTCACGGGCGCCGGGGACATAAAGTTCGAGCAAGTGCCGGCCGCCATGACGCCCGGGCAATACACCTCGGTAGCGGTCAAAGTGACCAACGTCGGCGCCGGGCACAAGCTGCCGACCGGCTTTCCCGAGGGGCGGGAGATGTGGATCGATTTCCGGGTGCAGGATGCCACTGGTCGCGAGATCTACCGCTTGGGATCGATCAAGGACGGAAAGACCGAGGTCAATACGCGAAATTTCAAGGTGCACATAGGCGACAAGGACGGCAATCCGTTGGACGTCGAGGTCTGGAATGCCACGCAGATTCTCTCGGACAACCGCATTCTGCCCAAGGGCTACGATGTCGGGGAGTTCTCGTTCCTGGTGCCCGCCGACGCCGTCGGGCCGCTGACCCTGACAGCCGATCTGAACTACTGGCCGTTTTCCCAGAAACTGGCCGACTACCTGCTCGGCAAGGATAAAGTGCAGGTGGAAATCACCCGGATGTCCAACGTCACGCAGAGCGTACCCCTGTCGACCGGATCCGAAACGGCGAAGCAGGCGGTACCCGCGAAGTTGAAACTCGACGACGCTAGCGCTTACTACAAAGAATGA